The Antennarius striatus isolate MH-2024 chromosome 20, ASM4005453v1, whole genome shotgun sequence genome includes a region encoding these proteins:
- the mynn gene encoding myoneurin has product MAHVGGHGKLLLQRLHQQREMDFLCDVTIMVRDVEFRAHRNILAAFSRYFSSQAERGQEVTTLDPDKVSRYALEKLLEFVYTGQMNLSSTRQAAVRRAAVFLGMSEAIRYMEEIPHWSEPSDVTQSEADREPGLTPPSPASPGSPASPAPLSIASNAGDWLDEGKVGGAKEEEVKDLPMEGGARSDEEYSPTTPGGLGRGPVRRRGRRPKSLAQQAPPSGARPRGRGRGRGRGRGRGRGRGGPKSEDPSLEDSDASVKDFGDMSADWSPSQEDEGPAKRPRLSGAEGRRGRGRPRGRGRPRTEWKGEESDGAADDQEDEAELGERLSEGAELGEELGAELALSCTECNKEFKDVSSLHRHEKIHNGLKPFVCIFCSKSFRQATQLKTHLRIHTGEKPFSCPDCDKCFAQKCQLVAHRRMHHGEEKPYTCERCGFKFATSSNYKIHIRLHSGEKPYVCDVCGQAFAQSSTLTYHKRRHTGEKPYQCDLCGMSFSVSSSLIAHARKHTGETPYRCSQPLCSSSFVTSSELKKHMRRLHPDGNTGVQCLLCGNRFASVKNMIKHQEKAHADEVRQHKERARAVVLLASSHPVAFVQSKLSQDTKGASPTAEGGPANPEPATPAPKDPAGAAPPVVQGFKVEPSHPPVDTGPPVTFEPEQESTINSDTLHALVEQLRPAPSPAPSLEQIVIIRTVDNAEHSAPPE; this is encoded by the exons ATGGCTCACGTCGGCGGCCAcgggaagctgctgctgcagcgcctCCACCAGCAGCGCGAGATggacttcctgtgtgacgtCACCATCATGGTGCGGGACGTGGAGTTCCGCGCTCACCGCAACATCCTGGCGGCGTTCAGCCGCTACTTCTCCTCGCAGGCGGAGCGGGGTCAAGAGGTCACCACGCTGGACCCCGACAAGGTCAGCCGCTACGCCCTGGAAAAGCTGCTGGAGTTCGTCTACACCGGCCAGATGAACCTGAGCAG CACCAGGCAGGCGGCCGTGCGGCGAGCGGCCGTCTTCCTGGGGATGTCGGAGGCCATCCGGTACATGGAGGAGATCCCCCATTGGTCGGAGCCGAGCGACGTCACCCAATCAGAGGCCGACAGAGAGCCTGGGCTGACCCCACCCAGCCCCGCCTCCCCAGGCAGCCCCGCCTCCCCAGCCCCCCTGTCCATCGCCTCCAACGCCGGAGACTGGCTGGATGAGGGCaaggtgggcggagccaaggaggaggaggtgaaggaccTCCCGATGGAGGGGGGGGCCCGGAGTGATGAGGAGTACTCCCCCACCACGCCCGGGGGCCTCGGGCGGGGCCCggtcaggaggagggggaggaggccCAAGAGCCTGGCCCAGCAGGCCCCGCCCAGCGGCGCCAGGCCCCGGGGAAGGGGGAGGGGCCGCGGTAgagggcgggggcggggccgaGGCAGGGGCGGGCCGAAGAGCGAGGACCCGTCTCTGGAGGACTCGGACGCCAGCGTGAAGGACTTCGGGGACATGTCTGCGGACTGGAGCCCCTCCCAGGAGGACGAGGGGCCCGCCAAGAGGCCCCGCCTCAGCGGCGCCGAGGGccgcagggggcggggccggccCCGGGGGAGGGGCAGGCCCCGGACCGAgtggaagggggaggagagcgACGGGGCAGCGGACGACCAGGAGGACGAGGCGGAGCTGGGGGAGCGTCTGTCGGAGGGCGCGGAGCTGGGGGAGGAGCTGGGGGCGGAGCTGGCGCTGTCCTGCACCGAGTGCAACAAGGAGTTCAAGGACGTGAGCAGCCTGCACCGACACGAGAAGATCCACAACGGCCTCAAGCCCTTCGTCTGCATCTTCTGCTCCAAGAGCTTCAGGCAGGCCACGCAGCTCAAGACGCACCTGCGCATACACACAg GTGAGAAGCCCTTCTCCTGTCCTGACTGTGACAAGTGTTTTGCCCAGAAGTGCCAGCTGGTGGCGCACCGCCGCATGCACCACGGCGAGGAGAAGCCCTACACCTGTGAGCGCTGCGGCTTCAAGTTCGCCACATCCTCCAACTACAAGATCCACATCAG gctccACAGTGGGGAGAAGCCatacgtgtgtgacgtgtgcggTCAGGCGTTCGCCCAGTCGTCCACGCTGACGTATCACAAGCGGCGCCACACGGGGGAGAAGCCCTACCAGTGCGACCTGTGTGGGATGTCCTTCTCCGTGTCGTCGTCGCTCATCGCTCACGCCCGCAAGCACACAG GGGAGACGCCCTACAGGTGCTCCCAGCCGCTGTGCAGCTCCAGCTTCGTCACGTCCTCCGAACTCAAGAAGCACATGAGACGCCTGCACCCAG ACGGGAACACGGGCGTGCAGTGCCTGCTGTGTGGGAACCGCTTCGCCAGCGTGAAGAACATGATCAAGCACCAGGAGAAGGCGCACGCCGACGAGGTGCGGCAGCACAAGGAGAGGGCGCGGGCAG tggtgCTGCTGGCGTCCAGTCACCCGGTGGCGTTCGTCCAGAGCAAGCTGTCTCAGGACACCAAGGGGGCGTCGCCCACCGCCGAGGGCGGgcccgccaacccggagcccgCCACGCCGGCCCCCAAGGACCCGGCAGGCGCCGCACCGCCTGTTGTGCAAGGCTTCAAAGTGGAGCCTTCCCACCCGCCGGTGGACACCGGCCCACCGGTGACCTTTGAACCCGAGCAGGAGTCCACCATCAACTCAGACACCCTCCACGCCCTGGTGGAGCAGCTACGACCCgcccccagccccgcccccagcctgGAGCAGATCGTCATCATCAGGACGGTGGACAACGCCGAGCACAGCGCGCCGCCGGAGTGA
- the eif2s3 gene encoding eukaryotic translation initiation factor 2 subunit 3, whose protein sequence is MAGDESAPAMGQPHLAKQDLSTLDVSTLTPLSPEIISRQATINIGTIGHVAHGKSTVVKAISGVHTVRFKNELERNITIKLGYANAKVYKLDDPGCPRPECYRSCGSSTPDEFPSDLPDTRGNFKLVRHVSFVDCPGHDILMATMLNGAAVMDAALLLIAGNESCPQPQTSEHLAAIEIMKLKHILILQNKIDLVKESQAKEQHEQILAFVQGTVAEGAPIIPISAQLKYNIEVVCEYIVKKIPVPVRDFTSEPRLIVIRSFDVNKPGCEVDDLKGGVAGGSILKGVLKVGQEIEVRPGIVSKDQDGKLMCKPIFSKIVSLCAENNDLQYAAPGGLIGVGTKIDPTLCRADRMVGQVLGAVGALPEIFTELEISYFLLRRLLGVRTEGDKKAAKVQKLSKTEVLMVNIGSLSTGGRVSAVKADLAKIVLTNPVCTEVGEKIALSRRVEKHWRLIGWGQIRRGVTITPTVDDD, encoded by the exons ATGGCGGGCGACGAGTCCGCCCCGGCGATGGGCCAGCCTCACCTCGCTAAACAGGACCTCTCTACTCTG GACGTGTCCACCCTGACGCCGCTGTCCCCAGAGATCATCAGCCGACAGGCCACCATCAACATCG gCACCATCGGACACGTGGCCCACGGGAAGTCCACGGTGGTGAAGGCCATCTCCGGCGTCCACACCGTCAGGTTCAAGAACGAGCTGGAGAGGAACATCACCATCAAGCTAGGATATGCTAACGCTAAG GTCTACAAGCTGGACGACCCCGGCTGTCCCCGACCTGAGTGCTACCGGTCCTGTGGGAGCAGCACCCCCGACGAGTTCCCCTCTGACCTGCCCGACACCCGGGGCAACTTCAAGCTGGTCCG ACACGTGTCGTTCGTGGACTGCCCGGGTCACGACATCCTGATGGCCACCATGCTGAACGGTGCCGCCGTCATGGACGCCGCCCTGCTGCTCATCG CGGGGAACGAGTCGTGTCCTCAGCCCCAGACCTCGGAGCACCTCGCCGCCATCGAGATCATGAAGCTGAAGCACATCCTGATCCTCCAGAACAAGATCGACCTGGTGAAGGAGAGCCAGGCCAAGGAGCAGCACGAGCAGATCCTGGCCTTTGTGCAGG gcACGGTGGCAGAGGGAGCCCCCATCATTCCCATCTCGGCTCAGCTGAAGTACAACATCGAGGTGGTGTGTGAGTACATCGTGAAGAAGATCCCCGTCCCCGTCAGGGACTTCACATCGGAGCCCCGGCTCATCG TCATCAGGTCCTTCGACGTGAACAAGCCCGGCTGCGAGGTGGACGACCTGAAGGGAGGCGTGgccggaggaagcatcctgaaGGGCGTTCTAAAG GTGGGGCAGGAGATCGAGGTGCGACCCGGCATCGTGTCCAAGGACCAGGACGGGAAGCTGATGTGTAAACCCATCTTCTCCAAGATCGTGTCCCTGTGCGCCGAGAACAACGACCTGCAGTACGCCGCCCCCGGGGGCCTGATCG GTGTGGGCACCAAGATCGACCCCACGCTGTGCCGGGCGGACCGGATGGTGGGGCAGGTGCTGGGGGCCGTGGGGGCGCTGCCCGAGATCTTCACCGAGCTGGAGATCTCCTACTTCCTGCTCCGCAGGCTGCTGGGGGTCCGCACCGAGGGGGACAAGAAGGCCGCCAAG GTCCAGAAGCTGTCTAAGACTGAGGTCCTGATGGTGAACATCGGTTCGCTGTCGACGGGTGGGCGTGTCAGCGCCGTGAAGGCGGATCTGGCGAAGATCGTGCTGACCAATCCGGTGTGCACCGAGGTGGGAGAGAAGATCGCCCTGAGCCGGCGGGTGGAGAAGCACTGGCG TCTGATTGGCTGGGGACAGATCAGGAGGGGCGTGACCATCACACCTACCGTCGATGATGATTGA